A region from the Salvia splendens isolate huo1 chromosome 15, SspV2, whole genome shotgun sequence genome encodes:
- the LOC121767938 gene encoding putative receptor-like protein kinase At5g39000 isoform X1, with protein sequence MPPNIPKCFLITMNLCRFLVAVLVLCFLITITAGSNDPARITGDVSINCGSDGTYAARSGKEWLGDVRARVTSGLQLSGSSTVSTVVHNWASADPTPHQTARLSKSKFSYSFQVNAGQKIIRLHFNPTAYRSFKGLKDLFTVEACSFTLLSNFSASITAGALGVNTFAKDFCLDIPENQQLIIVFSAESSPSLDTYAFINGIEIISVPASLSYFRGGDVGLQMVGQKALVYVDSSIALEIVHRMSIKQDLVSSADGSRDMFAMWLTAPKQKPGNINNITWNQPVDVGFRYLVRLHFSDRRLNMAETIGLNFKVLINEIVVSSDGGIVEVRDGSIPWYEDYVVLLNGHKQEGKRNLVICLQSNQDFKDMVGPLKGFEILKLSNPDSSLAAPNPLPPAQDSPLLTFQTLFMIIGRRNATMTFAIAVISLVNIIVHLLLKSWGSWGSSSSEEENKPSAGAERLLRRFSLAEIQLATRNFNNELIIGKGGFGRVYRGHIDKGQKTVAVKKLKRNSRQGAHEFLTEIETLSEIRHINVVSLIGYCNEHREMILVYEHMACGSLADHLYILPKDNSNCFSFTWKQRLNICIGVARGLEYLHTGCGIIHRDLKASNILLDENFVAKVSDFGLAKPEQRNKLQSHVSTKVKGTVGYVDPYYVTTSKLRRKSDTYSFGVVLLELLCGRRAVDSEVLMDEQILTKWARDKINKGEVDQIIASSLREEISPNSLKTFVAIAGRCLNDDPKNRPTMSEVVLQLEFALKHQESNQNLVLNEITSVSVDLHPSTSNDRIDVSRDAPPIITTTQRQNLTLPLGRQTSGKFGINREVTSGKKQWTRFTTAKLLRFRPWYAFRKRAKPSKKNELLFQEIAVGSLQYDFARIRAATNDFSFANKVGQGGFGSVYKGMFSNGQEIAVKRLSSSSRQGNSEFVNELMILARLLHRNLVKLLGFCQEGNERLLIYEFVDRLSLDLILFDPMKCSLDWDRRYKIIMGTAMGLHYLHEGSELRIIHRDLKASNVLLDKDLNPKVADFGIARIMEADETSNTSRIVGTYGYMAPEYAMHGTCSVKSDVYSFGVLVLEILSGQRNRNDMNGEDLVNVTWKNWREGTAANMIDPRVRRGSTDSLDVMLRCMHVGLLCIQESPASRPTMGSVTLMLGASTSTLPTPSEPISNMVCEEYRPTNTYYSQAEPEASACNMDMSETEFYPR encoded by the exons ATGCCTCCAAATATACCCAAGTGCTTCCTTATCACCATGAACCTCTGTCGTTTTTTGGTTGCTGTACTAGTTTTGTGCTTCCTTATCACTATTACTGCCGGCAGCAATGATCCAGCTCGCATCACAGGTGACGTCTCCATTAATTGTGGCTCGGATGGAACTTATGCAGCACGCAGCGGAAAGGAATGGCTGGGAGATGTTCGAGCGAGAGTTACTTCAGGGCTGCAATTAAGTGGCTCGTCAACAGTCTCAACTGTTGTCCACAATTGGGCCTCTGCTGACCCAACTCCTCACCAGACTGCGCGCCTCTCCAAGTCTAAATTCTCTTACTCATTCCAAGTGAATGCAGGTCAGAAAATTATCCGCCTTCACTTTAATCCCACAGCATATAGAAGTTTTAAAGGTCTAAAAGACTTATTCACTGTTGAAGCCTGCTCTTTCACTTTGCTCAGTAATTTCAGCGCTTCCATCACAGCCGGTGCTCTTGGTGTGAATACTTTTGCAAAAGATTTCTGTTTAGATATACCAGAAAACCAGCAGCTTATTATAGTTTTCTCTGCTGAAAGTAGTCCATCCTTAGATACATATGCTTTTATAAATGGTATTGAAATTATCTCAGTGCCTGCTAGTCTTTCTTACTTTCGGGGTGGAGATGTTGGACTCCAGATGGTTGGCCAGAAAGCCCTGGTCTATGTCGATAGCAGTATTGCACTTGAAATAGTCCACCGTATGAGCATTAAGCAGGATTTGGTTTCATCTGCTGATGGTTCCAGGGACATGTTTGCAATGTGGTTGACTGCCCCCAAGCAGAAACCTGGCAATATCAACAACATAACCTGGAACCAACCTGTTGATGTCGGATTCAGGTACCTGGTTAGGCTTCATTTCTCCGATAGACGACTCAACATGGCTGAGACTATAGGCCTGAATTTCAAAGTCCTGATCAATGAAATAGTTGTAAGCAGTGATGGTGGCATAGTCGAAGTAAGGGATGGTAGCATCCCCTGGTATGAGGACTATGTGGTGTTGTTGAATGGCCACAAACAAGAGGGGAAGCGCAATCTGGTTATTTGTCTGCAGTCAAATCAAGATTTTAAGGATATGGTTGGACCTCTTAAAGGATTTGAAATACTGAAGCTGAGCAATCCTGATAGCAGTCTAGCCGCTCCAAATCCTCTGCCTCCAGCTCAGGATTCACCACTGTTGACTTTCCAAACTTTGTTTATGATTATTGGTCGTAGAAATGCAACTATGACTTTTGCAATAGCTGTAATTTCTCTAGTGAATATAATTGTTCacttgttactgaaaagttggggAAGTTGGGGATCTAGCAGTAGTGAGGAGGAAAACAAGCCATCAGCTGGGGCTGAAAGGCTCTTGCGTCGTTTTTCACTGGCTGAGATTCAATTGGCTACTAGAAATTTCAATAATGAACTTATAATTGGAAAGGGTGGATTCGGTAGAGTGTACAGAGGCCACATTGATAAAGGGCAAAAGACTGTTGCTGTAAAGAAGTTAAAACGAAATTCTAGGCAAGGAGCACATGAGTTCCTGACTGAGATTGAAACTCTCTCGGAGATCCGACATATTAATGTTGTGTCTCTTATAGGATATTGCAACGAGCATAGGGAAATGATTCTTGTTTATGAACATATGGCATGCGGATCACTGGCTGACCACCTCTACATACTTCCAAAGGACAACAGTAATTGTTTCTCTTTCACCTGGAAGCAACGCCTGAATATCTGCATAGGAGTAGCTCGAGGCCTAGAATATCTTCATACAGGCTGTGGCATCATACATCGTGATTTAAAGGCCTCCAACATCCTGCTTGATGAAAATTTTGTTGCTAAGGTCTCAGATTTTGGATTGGCCAAACCTGAACAAAGAAATAAGCTACAAAGCCATGTCAGCACAAAAGTTAAGGGCACAGTTGGCTATGTGGATCCCTATTATGTCACAACCAGTAAACTAAGAAGGAAAAGTGACACATATTCCTTTGGTGTAGTGTTGCTGGAGTTATTATGTGGGAGAAGGGCAGTGGATTCagaagttttaatggatgagcaGATTCTGACCAAGTGGGCTCGAGATAAGATTAACAAGGGGGAAGTCGATCAGATTATAGCTTCAAGTTTAAGAGAGGAAATTTCACCGAATAGCCTGAAAACTTTTGTGGCTATTGCAGGGAGATGTTTAAATGATGACCCAAAAAATCGGCCAACAATGTCTGAAGTTGTGCTACAGCTTGAGTTTGCACTTAAGCATCAAGAGAGCAACCAAAATTTGGTGTTGAATGAGATAACAAGTGTTTCAGTTGACTTACACCCTTCAACTTCTAATGATAGAATTGATGTATCTAGAGATGCACCACCAATAATTACCACTACACAAAGGCAGAATCTCACACTTCCTCTCGGCAGACAAACTAGTGGAAAATTTGGTATAAATAGAGAGGTTACATCTGGTAAGAAACAATGGACAAGATTCACAACAGCTAAGCTATTAAGATTTCGGCCATGGTATGCATTTCGGAAAAGAGCCAAGCCATCCAAGAAAAATGAATTGTTATTTCAAG AAATTGCTGTTGGATCTCTGCAATATGATTTTGCTAGAATCAGAGCTGCAACCAATGATTTTTCATTTGCTAACAAGGTTGGGCAAGGTGGATTTGGGTCTGTTTATAAG GGAATGTTTTCAAATGGTCAAGAGATAGCAGTCAAAAGGTTGTCTTCTAGTTCACGTCAAGGCAACAGTGAATTTGTAAATGAACTCATGATATTGGCGAGGCTTCTGCACAGAAATTTGGTAAAACTCTTAGGTTTCTGCCAAGAAGGAAATGAGAGGCTTCTCATATATGAATTTGTTGACAGATTAAGTCTAGACCTCATCCTTTTCG ACCCAATGAAATGTTCGTTGGATTGGGATCGGCGATACAAGATTATAATGGGCACTGCGATGGGACTTCATTATTTGCATGAGGGTTCTGAACTCAGAATCATTCACCGTGATCTAAAAGCTAGTAATGTACTTTTGGACAAAGATTTGAACCCCAAAGTTGCAGATTTTGGCATAGCAAGAATAATGGAGGCAGATGAAACTTCAAACACCAGCAGGATTGTTGGGACTTA TGGATATATGGCACCCGAGTATGCAATGCATGGGACTTGCTCTGTTAAGTCGGATGTGTATAGCTTCGGAGTGCTGGTACTGGAAATCCTGAGTGGCCAAAGAAACAGGAATGACATGAATGGGGAGGACCTCGTGAATGTT ACATGGAAAAATTGGCGCGAAGGAACAGCTGCAAATATGATAGATCCTAGAGTGAGGAGGGGTAGCACGGATTCTCTGGACGTAATGTTGAGATGCATGCACGTTGGGTTGTTGTGCATTCAGGAAAGCCCAGCTAGTAGGCCAACAATGGGTTCTGTCACTCTAATGCTTGGTGCCTCCACCAGCACACTCCCAACACCTTCAGAACCGATATCTAATATGGTATGTGAGGAATATCGTCCAACAAATACGTATTACAGTCAGGCTGAACCTGAAGCATCTGCCTGTAATATGGATATGTCAGAAACTGAGTTTTATCCGCGGTAA
- the LOC121767938 gene encoding putative receptor-like protein kinase At5g39000 isoform X3 — protein sequence MVGQKALVYVDSSIALEIVHRMSIKQDLVSSADGSRDMFAMWLTAPKQKPGNINNITWNQPVDVGFRYLVRLHFSDRRLNMAETIGLNFKVLINEIVVSSDGGIVEVRDGSIPWYEDYVVLLNGHKQEGKRNLVICLQSNQDFKDMVGPLKGFEILKLSNPDSSLAAPNPLPPAQDSPLLTFQTLFMIIGRRNATMTFAIAVISLVNIIVHLLLKSWGSWGSSSSEEENKPSAGAERLLRRFSLAEIQLATRNFNNELIIGKGGFGRVYRGHIDKGQKTVAVKKLKRNSRQGAHEFLTEIETLSEIRHINVVSLIGYCNEHREMILVYEHMACGSLADHLYILPKDNSNCFSFTWKQRLNICIGVARGLEYLHTGCGIIHRDLKASNILLDENFVAKVSDFGLAKPEQRNKLQSHVSTKVKGTVGYVDPYYVTTSKLRRKSDTYSFGVVLLELLCGRRAVDSEVLMDEQILTKWARDKINKGEVDQIIASSLREEISPNSLKTFVAIAGRCLNDDPKNRPTMSEVVLQLEFALKHQESNQNLVLNEITSVSVDLHPSTSNDRIDVSRDAPPIITTTQRQNLTLPLGRQTSGKFGINREVTSGKKQWTRFTTAKLLRFRPWYAFRKRAKPSKKNELLFQEIAVGSLQYDFARIRAATNDFSFANKVGQGGFGSVYKGMFSNGQEIAVKRLSSSSRQGNSEFVNELMILARLLHRNLVKLLGFCQEGNERLLIYEFVDRLSLDLILFDPMKCSLDWDRRYKIIMGTAMGLHYLHEGSELRIIHRDLKASNVLLDKDLNPKVADFGIARIMEADETSNTSRIVGTYGYMAPEYAMHGTCSVKSDVYSFGVLVLEILSGQRNRNDMNGEDLVNVTWKNWREGTAANMIDPRVRRGSTDSLDVMLRCMHVGLLCIQESPASRPTMGSVTLMLGASTSTLPTPSEPISNMVCEEYRPTNTYYSQAEPEASACNMDMSETEFYPR from the exons ATGGTTGGCCAGAAAGCCCTGGTCTATGTCGATAGCAGTATTGCACTTGAAATAGTCCACCGTATGAGCATTAAGCAGGATTTGGTTTCATCTGCTGATGGTTCCAGGGACATGTTTGCAATGTGGTTGACTGCCCCCAAGCAGAAACCTGGCAATATCAACAACATAACCTGGAACCAACCTGTTGATGTCGGATTCAGGTACCTGGTTAGGCTTCATTTCTCCGATAGACGACTCAACATGGCTGAGACTATAGGCCTGAATTTCAAAGTCCTGATCAATGAAATAGTTGTAAGCAGTGATGGTGGCATAGTCGAAGTAAGGGATGGTAGCATCCCCTGGTATGAGGACTATGTGGTGTTGTTGAATGGCCACAAACAAGAGGGGAAGCGCAATCTGGTTATTTGTCTGCAGTCAAATCAAGATTTTAAGGATATGGTTGGACCTCTTAAAGGATTTGAAATACTGAAGCTGAGCAATCCTGATAGCAGTCTAGCCGCTCCAAATCCTCTGCCTCCAGCTCAGGATTCACCACTGTTGACTTTCCAAACTTTGTTTATGATTATTGGTCGTAGAAATGCAACTATGACTTTTGCAATAGCTGTAATTTCTCTAGTGAATATAATTGTTCacttgttactgaaaagttggggAAGTTGGGGATCTAGCAGTAGTGAGGAGGAAAACAAGCCATCAGCTGGGGCTGAAAGGCTCTTGCGTCGTTTTTCACTGGCTGAGATTCAATTGGCTACTAGAAATTTCAATAATGAACTTATAATTGGAAAGGGTGGATTCGGTAGAGTGTACAGAGGCCACATTGATAAAGGGCAAAAGACTGTTGCTGTAAAGAAGTTAAAACGAAATTCTAGGCAAGGAGCACATGAGTTCCTGACTGAGATTGAAACTCTCTCGGAGATCCGACATATTAATGTTGTGTCTCTTATAGGATATTGCAACGAGCATAGGGAAATGATTCTTGTTTATGAACATATGGCATGCGGATCACTGGCTGACCACCTCTACATACTTCCAAAGGACAACAGTAATTGTTTCTCTTTCACCTGGAAGCAACGCCTGAATATCTGCATAGGAGTAGCTCGAGGCCTAGAATATCTTCATACAGGCTGTGGCATCATACATCGTGATTTAAAGGCCTCCAACATCCTGCTTGATGAAAATTTTGTTGCTAAGGTCTCAGATTTTGGATTGGCCAAACCTGAACAAAGAAATAAGCTACAAAGCCATGTCAGCACAAAAGTTAAGGGCACAGTTGGCTATGTGGATCCCTATTATGTCACAACCAGTAAACTAAGAAGGAAAAGTGACACATATTCCTTTGGTGTAGTGTTGCTGGAGTTATTATGTGGGAGAAGGGCAGTGGATTCagaagttttaatggatgagcaGATTCTGACCAAGTGGGCTCGAGATAAGATTAACAAGGGGGAAGTCGATCAGATTATAGCTTCAAGTTTAAGAGAGGAAATTTCACCGAATAGCCTGAAAACTTTTGTGGCTATTGCAGGGAGATGTTTAAATGATGACCCAAAAAATCGGCCAACAATGTCTGAAGTTGTGCTACAGCTTGAGTTTGCACTTAAGCATCAAGAGAGCAACCAAAATTTGGTGTTGAATGAGATAACAAGTGTTTCAGTTGACTTACACCCTTCAACTTCTAATGATAGAATTGATGTATCTAGAGATGCACCACCAATAATTACCACTACACAAAGGCAGAATCTCACACTTCCTCTCGGCAGACAAACTAGTGGAAAATTTGGTATAAATAGAGAGGTTACATCTGGTAAGAAACAATGGACAAGATTCACAACAGCTAAGCTATTAAGATTTCGGCCATGGTATGCATTTCGGAAAAGAGCCAAGCCATCCAAGAAAAATGAATTGTTATTTCAAG AAATTGCTGTTGGATCTCTGCAATATGATTTTGCTAGAATCAGAGCTGCAACCAATGATTTTTCATTTGCTAACAAGGTTGGGCAAGGTGGATTTGGGTCTGTTTATAAG GGAATGTTTTCAAATGGTCAAGAGATAGCAGTCAAAAGGTTGTCTTCTAGTTCACGTCAAGGCAACAGTGAATTTGTAAATGAACTCATGATATTGGCGAGGCTTCTGCACAGAAATTTGGTAAAACTCTTAGGTTTCTGCCAAGAAGGAAATGAGAGGCTTCTCATATATGAATTTGTTGACAGATTAAGTCTAGACCTCATCCTTTTCG ACCCAATGAAATGTTCGTTGGATTGGGATCGGCGATACAAGATTATAATGGGCACTGCGATGGGACTTCATTATTTGCATGAGGGTTCTGAACTCAGAATCATTCACCGTGATCTAAAAGCTAGTAATGTACTTTTGGACAAAGATTTGAACCCCAAAGTTGCAGATTTTGGCATAGCAAGAATAATGGAGGCAGATGAAACTTCAAACACCAGCAGGATTGTTGGGACTTA TGGATATATGGCACCCGAGTATGCAATGCATGGGACTTGCTCTGTTAAGTCGGATGTGTATAGCTTCGGAGTGCTGGTACTGGAAATCCTGAGTGGCCAAAGAAACAGGAATGACATGAATGGGGAGGACCTCGTGAATGTT ACATGGAAAAATTGGCGCGAAGGAACAGCTGCAAATATGATAGATCCTAGAGTGAGGAGGGGTAGCACGGATTCTCTGGACGTAATGTTGAGATGCATGCACGTTGGGTTGTTGTGCATTCAGGAAAGCCCAGCTAGTAGGCCAACAATGGGTTCTGTCACTCTAATGCTTGGTGCCTCCACCAGCACACTCCCAACACCTTCAGAACCGATATCTAATATGGTATGTGAGGAATATCGTCCAACAAATACGTATTACAGTCAGGCTGAACCTGAAGCATCTGCCTGTAATATGGATATGTCAGAAACTGAGTTTTATCCGCGGTAA
- the LOC121767938 gene encoding putative receptor-like protein kinase At5g39000 isoform X2 yields MLLGLANAGSLLLLRIHSLITIKLTELGIIWEGDVSINCGSDGTYAARSGKEWLGDVRARVTSGLQLSGSSTVSTVVHNWASADPTPHQTARLSKSKFSYSFQVNAGQKIIRLHFNPTAYRSFKGLKDLFTVEACSFTLLSNFSASITAGALGVNTFAKDFCLDIPENQQLIIVFSAESSPSLDTYAFINGIEIISVPASLSYFRGGDVGLQMVGQKALVYVDSSIALEIVHRMSIKQDLVSSADGSRDMFAMWLTAPKQKPGNINNITWNQPVDVGFRYLVRLHFSDRRLNMAETIGLNFKVLINEIVVSSDGGIVEVRDGSIPWYEDYVVLLNGHKQEGKRNLVICLQSNQDFKDMVGPLKGFEILKLSNPDSSLAAPNPLPPAQDSPLLTFQTLFMIIGRRNATMTFAIAVISLVNIIVHLLLKSWGSWGSSSSEEENKPSAGAERLLRRFSLAEIQLATRNFNNELIIGKGGFGRVYRGHIDKGQKTVAVKKLKRNSRQGAHEFLTEIETLSEIRHINVVSLIGYCNEHREMILVYEHMACGSLADHLYILPKDNSNCFSFTWKQRLNICIGVARGLEYLHTGCGIIHRDLKASNILLDENFVAKVSDFGLAKPEQRNKLQSHVSTKVKGTVGYVDPYYVTTSKLRRKSDTYSFGVVLLELLCGRRAVDSEVLMDEQILTKWARDKINKGEVDQIIASSLREEISPNSLKTFVAIAGRCLNDDPKNRPTMSEVVLQLEFALKHQESNQNLVLNEITSVSVDLHPSTSNDRIDVSRDAPPIITTTQRQNLTLPLGRQTSGKFGINREVTSGKKQWTRFTTAKLLRFRPWYAFRKRAKPSKKNELLFQEIAVGSLQYDFARIRAATNDFSFANKVGQGGFGSVYKGMFSNGQEIAVKRLSSSSRQGNSEFVNELMILARLLHRNLVKLLGFCQEGNERLLIYEFVDRLSLDLILFDPMKCSLDWDRRYKIIMGTAMGLHYLHEGSELRIIHRDLKASNVLLDKDLNPKVADFGIARIMEADETSNTSRIVGTYGYMAPEYAMHGTCSVKSDVYSFGVLVLEILSGQRNRNDMNGEDLVNVTWKNWREGTAANMIDPRVRRGSTDSLDVMLRCMHVGLLCIQESPASRPTMGSVTLMLGASTSTLPTPSEPISNMVCEEYRPTNTYYSQAEPEASACNMDMSETEFYPR; encoded by the exons ATGCTCTTGGGTTTGGCAAATGCAGGGAGCCTGCTTTTGTTGAGGATTCATAGTTTGATTACGATAAAGCTAACGGAATTGGGAATCATTTGGGAAG GTGACGTCTCCATTAATTGTGGCTCGGATGGAACTTATGCAGCACGCAGCGGAAAGGAATGGCTGGGAGATGTTCGAGCGAGAGTTACTTCAGGGCTGCAATTAAGTGGCTCGTCAACAGTCTCAACTGTTGTCCACAATTGGGCCTCTGCTGACCCAACTCCTCACCAGACTGCGCGCCTCTCCAAGTCTAAATTCTCTTACTCATTCCAAGTGAATGCAGGTCAGAAAATTATCCGCCTTCACTTTAATCCCACAGCATATAGAAGTTTTAAAGGTCTAAAAGACTTATTCACTGTTGAAGCCTGCTCTTTCACTTTGCTCAGTAATTTCAGCGCTTCCATCACAGCCGGTGCTCTTGGTGTGAATACTTTTGCAAAAGATTTCTGTTTAGATATACCAGAAAACCAGCAGCTTATTATAGTTTTCTCTGCTGAAAGTAGTCCATCCTTAGATACATATGCTTTTATAAATGGTATTGAAATTATCTCAGTGCCTGCTAGTCTTTCTTACTTTCGGGGTGGAGATGTTGGACTCCAGATGGTTGGCCAGAAAGCCCTGGTCTATGTCGATAGCAGTATTGCACTTGAAATAGTCCACCGTATGAGCATTAAGCAGGATTTGGTTTCATCTGCTGATGGTTCCAGGGACATGTTTGCAATGTGGTTGACTGCCCCCAAGCAGAAACCTGGCAATATCAACAACATAACCTGGAACCAACCTGTTGATGTCGGATTCAGGTACCTGGTTAGGCTTCATTTCTCCGATAGACGACTCAACATGGCTGAGACTATAGGCCTGAATTTCAAAGTCCTGATCAATGAAATAGTTGTAAGCAGTGATGGTGGCATAGTCGAAGTAAGGGATGGTAGCATCCCCTGGTATGAGGACTATGTGGTGTTGTTGAATGGCCACAAACAAGAGGGGAAGCGCAATCTGGTTATTTGTCTGCAGTCAAATCAAGATTTTAAGGATATGGTTGGACCTCTTAAAGGATTTGAAATACTGAAGCTGAGCAATCCTGATAGCAGTCTAGCCGCTCCAAATCCTCTGCCTCCAGCTCAGGATTCACCACTGTTGACTTTCCAAACTTTGTTTATGATTATTGGTCGTAGAAATGCAACTATGACTTTTGCAATAGCTGTAATTTCTCTAGTGAATATAATTGTTCacttgttactgaaaagttggggAAGTTGGGGATCTAGCAGTAGTGAGGAGGAAAACAAGCCATCAGCTGGGGCTGAAAGGCTCTTGCGTCGTTTTTCACTGGCTGAGATTCAATTGGCTACTAGAAATTTCAATAATGAACTTATAATTGGAAAGGGTGGATTCGGTAGAGTGTACAGAGGCCACATTGATAAAGGGCAAAAGACTGTTGCTGTAAAGAAGTTAAAACGAAATTCTAGGCAAGGAGCACATGAGTTCCTGACTGAGATTGAAACTCTCTCGGAGATCCGACATATTAATGTTGTGTCTCTTATAGGATATTGCAACGAGCATAGGGAAATGATTCTTGTTTATGAACATATGGCATGCGGATCACTGGCTGACCACCTCTACATACTTCCAAAGGACAACAGTAATTGTTTCTCTTTCACCTGGAAGCAACGCCTGAATATCTGCATAGGAGTAGCTCGAGGCCTAGAATATCTTCATACAGGCTGTGGCATCATACATCGTGATTTAAAGGCCTCCAACATCCTGCTTGATGAAAATTTTGTTGCTAAGGTCTCAGATTTTGGATTGGCCAAACCTGAACAAAGAAATAAGCTACAAAGCCATGTCAGCACAAAAGTTAAGGGCACAGTTGGCTATGTGGATCCCTATTATGTCACAACCAGTAAACTAAGAAGGAAAAGTGACACATATTCCTTTGGTGTAGTGTTGCTGGAGTTATTATGTGGGAGAAGGGCAGTGGATTCagaagttttaatggatgagcaGATTCTGACCAAGTGGGCTCGAGATAAGATTAACAAGGGGGAAGTCGATCAGATTATAGCTTCAAGTTTAAGAGAGGAAATTTCACCGAATAGCCTGAAAACTTTTGTGGCTATTGCAGGGAGATGTTTAAATGATGACCCAAAAAATCGGCCAACAATGTCTGAAGTTGTGCTACAGCTTGAGTTTGCACTTAAGCATCAAGAGAGCAACCAAAATTTGGTGTTGAATGAGATAACAAGTGTTTCAGTTGACTTACACCCTTCAACTTCTAATGATAGAATTGATGTATCTAGAGATGCACCACCAATAATTACCACTACACAAAGGCAGAATCTCACACTTCCTCTCGGCAGACAAACTAGTGGAAAATTTGGTATAAATAGAGAGGTTACATCTGGTAAGAAACAATGGACAAGATTCACAACAGCTAAGCTATTAAGATTTCGGCCATGGTATGCATTTCGGAAAAGAGCCAAGCCATCCAAGAAAAATGAATTGTTATTTCAAG AAATTGCTGTTGGATCTCTGCAATATGATTTTGCTAGAATCAGAGCTGCAACCAATGATTTTTCATTTGCTAACAAGGTTGGGCAAGGTGGATTTGGGTCTGTTTATAAG GGAATGTTTTCAAATGGTCAAGAGATAGCAGTCAAAAGGTTGTCTTCTAGTTCACGTCAAGGCAACAGTGAATTTGTAAATGAACTCATGATATTGGCGAGGCTTCTGCACAGAAATTTGGTAAAACTCTTAGGTTTCTGCCAAGAAGGAAATGAGAGGCTTCTCATATATGAATTTGTTGACAGATTAAGTCTAGACCTCATCCTTTTCG ACCCAATGAAATGTTCGTTGGATTGGGATCGGCGATACAAGATTATAATGGGCACTGCGATGGGACTTCATTATTTGCATGAGGGTTCTGAACTCAGAATCATTCACCGTGATCTAAAAGCTAGTAATGTACTTTTGGACAAAGATTTGAACCCCAAAGTTGCAGATTTTGGCATAGCAAGAATAATGGAGGCAGATGAAACTTCAAACACCAGCAGGATTGTTGGGACTTA TGGATATATGGCACCCGAGTATGCAATGCATGGGACTTGCTCTGTTAAGTCGGATGTGTATAGCTTCGGAGTGCTGGTACTGGAAATCCTGAGTGGCCAAAGAAACAGGAATGACATGAATGGGGAGGACCTCGTGAATGTT ACATGGAAAAATTGGCGCGAAGGAACAGCTGCAAATATGATAGATCCTAGAGTGAGGAGGGGTAGCACGGATTCTCTGGACGTAATGTTGAGATGCATGCACGTTGGGTTGTTGTGCATTCAGGAAAGCCCAGCTAGTAGGCCAACAATGGGTTCTGTCACTCTAATGCTTGGTGCCTCCACCAGCACACTCCCAACACCTTCAGAACCGATATCTAATATGGTATGTGAGGAATATCGTCCAACAAATACGTATTACAGTCAGGCTGAACCTGAAGCATCTGCCTGTAATATGGATATGTCAGAAACTGAGTTTTATCCGCGGTAA
- the LOC121767943 gene encoding cysteine-rich receptor-like protein kinase 21, translating to MENRSLDTFIGDEKKQSFPWPVRFKVIKGIARGLDYLHQNSRLRIIHGDPKSSNILLDHEMVPKISDFGFSIKLLEHQTEVETGLAAGTTFYISPERLKHGRVSVKSDVYSFGVVILEIVSGQGAWRFHTLKQMKLHDYAQKLQSEGKTLDMVDGSLDEQFPADEALRCIRVGLQCTLEHPRDRPTMCSVLKMLDGDAI from the exons ATGGAAAACAGAAGTCTAGATACATTTATAG GTGACGAGAAAAAGCAAAGCTTTCCATGGCCAGTTCGGTTCAAAGTGATAAAGGGGATAGCTCGAGGACTTGATTATCTACATCAAAATTCTAGACTCAGAATCATTCATGGAGATCCGAAATCAAGCAACATTTTACTGGACCATGAGATGGTTCCTAAAATTTCAGACTTTGgcttttctataaaattgttaGAACATCAAACCGAAGTAGAAACAGGATTAGCTGCAGGTACCAC ATTCTATATTTCTCCAGAGCGTTTGAAGCACGGCCGAGTTTCAGTTAAATCAGATGTTTACAGCTTTGGAGTTGTGATACTAGAGATCGTAAGTGGGCAGGGAGCGTGGAGATTTCATACGCTAAAACAGATGAAGCTTCATGACTAT GCACAGAAACTGCAGAGTGAAGGAAAAACACTAGACATGGTAGATGGCTCACTTGATGAGCAATTTCCAGCCGATGAAGCGCTGAGGTGCATTCGAGTAGGTTTACAGTgcacattagagcatccacgtgACCGACCAACCATGTGTAGCGTGCTTAAGATGCTGGACGGAGACGCAATCTAA